From a single Natronorubrum tibetense GA33 genomic region:
- a CDS encoding PAS domain S-box protein, producing MRPTGDSPRADGRPERIRVLHVDDDPEFAAQFAEGLEREDDRFETTIATTAREGLARLETDRIDCLVSEYDLVDIDGLALLERVRDRDERAPFVLCTDAGSEALASDAIAAGVTDYVQKETASGEFPVLANRLVNAVETARTQRHHERQRRAIETAREGISLLDPDGTFVYVNRAYAECFGYEPAELIGEHWELLYTDEDAATVHEEVLPTVRAEGYWHDESTGVRADGSRIVVDHTLSTTDRNGLICTLRDVTDHRDRKRDLERYETIVEALGDPVYTIDSDGRYAFVNDAYAEITGYAKADIVGKPVSFLLDEPSVERGTDVIRELLTSASGPSQQTYEITVETSDGTRIQCEDNVSLLPLEDGEYRGAAGVVRDITARKEREWELEQYETILETIPDEVYTLDANGRFTKVVPPIDCDRTVSGYKPEEQIGEHVSLVIDDDDIRTGEAIIAELLADDDRERGSYEITLRTKDGDRVPNENHLALLPMEDGEFRGTVGVLRDITERKERERTLKRQNERLESFANVVSHDLRNPLTVAQGQLSLVLEDRDDDRLETVAKAHDRMQGLIDDILTLAREEKPIAECEPIELAVFARRCWRYVETDGVGLETPTDAVVRVDTRRFERLLENLMRNAVEHGTARPDQRAQPTANGGEPIDVGVTVTVGDLPDGEGFFVEDDGPGIPSDERERVLESGYSTATQGTGFGLAIVDRIADSHGWSLTVAESDAGGARFEFRGVETRR from the coding sequence ATGAGACCGACCGGTGACTCACCACGCGCGGACGGCCGGCCGGAGCGAATCCGCGTTTTACATGTGGACGACGACCCGGAGTTTGCAGCGCAGTTCGCCGAGGGACTCGAGCGGGAAGACGACCGGTTCGAGACGACCATCGCGACGACCGCACGGGAAGGGCTCGCGCGCCTCGAGACCGATCGAATCGACTGTCTCGTCTCGGAGTACGATCTGGTCGACATCGACGGACTCGCGTTGCTTGAACGCGTTCGCGATCGGGACGAGCGCGCGCCGTTCGTGTTGTGTACCGACGCCGGGTCGGAAGCGCTCGCCAGCGACGCGATTGCGGCGGGTGTCACGGACTACGTACAAAAGGAGACCGCCAGCGGCGAGTTTCCGGTGCTCGCCAACCGACTCGTCAACGCGGTCGAGACGGCGCGCACCCAGCGCCACCACGAACGCCAGCGTCGGGCGATCGAAACCGCACGGGAGGGGATCAGTCTGCTCGATCCGGACGGAACGTTCGTCTACGTGAACCGGGCGTACGCGGAGTGTTTCGGCTACGAGCCCGCGGAGTTGATCGGCGAGCACTGGGAACTCCTGTACACCGACGAGGACGCCGCGACCGTACACGAAGAGGTGCTCCCGACGGTACGCGCGGAAGGGTACTGGCACGACGAGTCGACCGGCGTTCGAGCGGACGGCAGCCGGATCGTCGTCGACCACACGCTCTCGACGACCGATCGGAACGGACTCATCTGTACCCTTCGAGACGTTACGGATCACAGGGATCGCAAGCGCGATCTGGAACGCTACGAGACGATCGTCGAGGCGCTCGGCGATCCGGTCTACACGATCGATTCGGACGGCCGCTACGCGTTCGTCAACGACGCCTACGCCGAGATAACCGGCTACGCGAAAGCCGACATCGTCGGGAAACCCGTCTCGTTTCTGCTCGACGAACCGTCCGTCGAGCGCGGGACTGACGTCATCCGGGAACTCCTGACCAGCGCGTCGGGACCGAGCCAGCAGACCTACGAGATCACGGTCGAAACGAGCGACGGAACGCGGATTCAGTGTGAGGACAACGTCTCCCTGCTCCCGCTCGAGGACGGCGAGTATCGCGGTGCTGCCGGTGTCGTCCGGGATATTACCGCTCGGAAGGAACGCGAGTGGGAACTCGAGCAGTACGAAACGATTCTCGAGACGATTCCCGATGAGGTGTACACGCTGGATGCCAACGGTCGGTTCACCAAAGTCGTCCCGCCGATCGATTGCGATCGGACGGTCTCGGGCTACAAACCCGAGGAACAGATCGGCGAACACGTCTCGCTCGTCATCGACGACGACGATATCAGGACCGGCGAAGCGATAATTGCGGAGCTGTTGGCCGACGACGACCGCGAACGGGGCTCCTACGAAATTACGCTTCGCACGAAAGACGGCGACCGGGTGCCGAACGAAAACCACCTCGCGCTCCTCCCGATGGAGGACGGCGAGTTCCGAGGAACCGTCGGTGTCCTCCGCGATATTACCGAGCGCAAGGAGCGCGAGCGGACGCTCAAACGGCAGAACGAGCGCCTGGAGTCGTTCGCCAACGTCGTCTCCCACGACCTTCGAAACCCGTTGACCGTCGCCCAGGGACAGCTCTCGCTGGTGCTGGAAGACCGCGATGACGACCGACTCGAGACCGTCGCCAAGGCCCACGACCGGATGCAAGGGCTGATCGACGATATCCTGACGCTCGCACGCGAAGAGAAACCGATTGCAGAGTGCGAGCCGATCGAGCTGGCGGTGTTCGCCCGTCGGTGCTGGCGATACGTCGAAACGGACGGCGTCGGACTCGAGACCCCGACGGACGCCGTTGTCCGGGTCGACACGCGCCGGTTCGAACGGCTGTTAGAGAACCTGATGCGAAATGCGGTCGAGCACGGTACGGCGCGTCCCGACCAACGAGCGCAACCGACTGCTAACGGGGGCGAACCCATCGATGTCGGCGTCACCGTCACGGTCGGCGACCTCCCCGACGGGGAGGGCTTTTTCGTCGAGGACGATGGCCCCGGAATCCCGAGCGACGAGCGCGAGCGCGTGCTCGAGAGCGGCTACTCGACGGCAACCCAGGGGACCGGCTTCGGACTCGCGATCGTCGACCGGATCGCTGACTCACACGGCTGGTCGCTCACCGTGGCCGAAAGCGACGCCGGGGGCGCGCGCTTCGAGTTCCGCGGCGTCGAAACCCGTCGCTGA
- a CDS encoding hybrid sensor histidine kinase/response regulator, with product MAEYLIRTPLLIEDDEMPESGSCGDAALDPVLYLDPDPTDRTQTAMTLEADDSTLTVEEVPTTAVLRDALADETSEYACVVTEYRLEETDALSLYDSLRAAGLATVPIVLYTADGDEKLASDAITAGLSGYVPKGRDDSIDRLREQLRTILRADQIDEIGLDLEDVRDAVRALESCSTVEETYRLAVDAVDRLLESDATAIFVERDDPDTSRISADFAPVVAAGTDAGTTAIQESTCEGLVEQALRTDTTGVIDPKTYASDGESTAADVRSVVSVPVNGDTVLQTISTTPNAFDGHAVSIVKLVAATVASTVTRIQSERERRDERDRFAALFESVPDAVLLLNRTDGVRVVAVNPSFEELFGYDRDALDEHGIDELLVPAGSEEIDVYESAGLESVVTAEVERCTTDGPRDFLFRGFATEIAGEIHEYAIYTDTTEQKRRERKLERYRTLVETVDDSMYVLDAAGNVEIVNEAMADYFGEPRDAIVGEHVTEFISEAELEERWALIEEMQASDDRRSGTIETTIESPNGSTCHIEDNIAPVLDDDGQLLGSVGAIRDITARKEHERRIRQLHDGTRRLMAATGSDEIARIMTDIASEAINLDLNSVFLYQSDITTRSAAASPPDRATGEPASEDGTTPLDDSNGGLVPAAMSDRARKLFGTVGYIESGGGIAWDAYEAGEAIVHGDLRRAPNVRSPETPIRSEAHIPLGEHGIFIVSSLAVNGLDSEALTLARILAANAEAALDRAARESELADRSRELERQNDRLEAFASTVSHDLRNPLTLAAGHLENLDAHVDEGGEQHLEEIAWALDRMDELVENVLALARSSQRLTETVAVDLDAVLDQAHRAVDPTLEVVRDGSLPTVDGDESRLRALFENILRNAREHVGDDVTVTVTATADGFAIEDDGPGIPADERDDVLEWGYSTAAEGTGFGLAIVSEVVEAHGWSISLGESASGGLRVAISVGTP from the coding sequence ATGGCCGAATATCTTATCAGGACGCCGTTACTGATAGAAGACGACGAAATGCCAGAGTCCGGGAGTTGCGGTGACGCAGCGCTGGATCCCGTTCTGTACCTCGATCCGGATCCCACCGATCGAACACAGACCGCGATGACACTCGAGGCGGACGACAGCACGCTCACGGTCGAGGAAGTGCCGACGACCGCGGTCCTTCGCGACGCGCTCGCCGACGAGACGAGCGAGTACGCGTGTGTGGTCACCGAGTACCGCCTCGAGGAAACCGACGCGCTCTCGCTGTACGACTCGCTCCGGGCGGCCGGTCTCGCAACCGTCCCGATCGTGCTCTACACCGCCGACGGCGACGAGAAACTCGCGAGCGACGCGATCACGGCCGGGCTCTCGGGGTACGTTCCGAAAGGGCGAGACGACTCGATCGATCGGCTCCGCGAACAGTTGCGAACGATTCTGCGGGCAGACCAGATCGACGAGATCGGACTCGATCTCGAGGACGTCCGCGACGCCGTTCGGGCGCTCGAGTCCTGTTCGACGGTCGAGGAGACGTACCGACTCGCGGTCGACGCCGTCGACCGGCTGCTCGAGAGCGACGCGACGGCGATATTCGTCGAGCGAGACGATCCCGACACGAGCCGGATCAGCGCCGACTTCGCACCCGTCGTCGCCGCCGGTACGGACGCCGGGACGACGGCCATTCAGGAATCGACGTGTGAGGGACTGGTCGAGCAAGCCCTCCGGACCGATACGACCGGCGTGATCGATCCGAAGACGTATGCCAGCGATGGCGAGTCGACCGCCGCCGACGTTCGCTCTGTCGTGAGCGTTCCCGTCAACGGCGACACCGTCCTGCAGACGATTTCGACGACGCCGAACGCGTTCGACGGCCACGCGGTCAGCATCGTCAAACTCGTCGCCGCGACCGTCGCCTCGACGGTCACGCGGATCCAGTCGGAGCGAGAGCGCCGAGACGAACGCGACCGCTTCGCCGCACTGTTCGAAAGCGTCCCCGACGCGGTACTACTGCTGAACCGTACCGACGGCGTCCGCGTCGTCGCGGTCAACCCGTCGTTCGAGGAGTTGTTCGGGTACGATCGCGACGCGCTCGACGAGCACGGCATCGACGAACTGCTCGTCCCGGCGGGAAGCGAGGAGATCGACGTCTACGAGTCGGCCGGTCTCGAGTCCGTCGTTACGGCCGAGGTCGAGCGCTGTACGACCGACGGTCCCCGGGACTTCCTCTTTCGCGGCTTTGCGACCGAGATCGCCGGCGAGATCCACGAGTACGCGATCTACACGGACACGACCGAGCAGAAACGTCGCGAGCGGAAACTCGAGCGATACCGAACGCTCGTGGAAACCGTCGACGACTCGATGTACGTCCTCGATGCGGCCGGGAACGTCGAGATCGTCAACGAGGCGATGGCCGACTACTTCGGCGAGCCCCGCGACGCGATCGTCGGCGAGCACGTCACCGAGTTCATCTCCGAGGCCGAACTCGAGGAGCGGTGGGCGCTCATAGAGGAGATGCAGGCCAGCGACGACCGACGGAGCGGTACCATCGAAACGACCATCGAATCGCCGAACGGCTCGACCTGTCACATCGAGGATAACATCGCGCCGGTGCTCGACGACGACGGCCAGTTGCTCGGCAGCGTCGGCGCGATACGCGACATCACGGCCCGGAAGGAACACGAGCGCCGAATCCGGCAGCTACACGACGGAACGCGCCGGTTGATGGCCGCGACGGGAAGCGACGAGATCGCACGTATTATGACCGACATCGCCAGCGAAGCGATCAATCTCGACCTCAACTCGGTGTTTCTCTACCAGTCGGATATCACGACGCGGTCGGCCGCAGCATCGCCGCCCGACCGCGCGACTGGGGAACCGGCTTCCGAGGACGGGACGACACCCCTCGACGACTCGAACGGCGGGCTCGTCCCCGCGGCGATGAGCGACCGCGCTCGCAAACTGTTCGGCACCGTCGGCTACATCGAATCCGGCGGCGGTATCGCCTGGGACGCCTACGAAGCCGGCGAGGCGATCGTCCACGGCGACCTCCGTCGGGCACCGAACGTTCGCAGCCCAGAGACGCCGATCCGAAGCGAGGCCCACATCCCTCTCGGCGAGCACGGGATCTTCATCGTGAGTTCACTCGCGGTCAACGGCCTGGATTCCGAGGCGTTGACGCTCGCTAGAATTCTCGCTGCCAACGCCGAGGCTGCCCTCGACCGCGCCGCCCGCGAGAGCGAACTCGCCGATCGAAGCCGCGAACTCGAGCGTCAGAACGATCGCCTCGAGGCGTTCGCGAGCACGGTCTCTCACGACCTTCGGAACCCGCTCACGCTCGCGGCGGGCCACCTCGAGAACCTCGACGCTCACGTCGACGAAGGCGGGGAACAGCACCTCGAGGAGATCGCGTGGGCGCTCGACCGGATGGACGAACTCGTCGAGAACGTGCTCGCGCTCGCCCGGAGCAGCCAGCGGCTGACCGAGACGGTCGCAGTCGACCTCGACGCCGTTCTCGATCAGGCCCACCGCGCGGTCGATCCCACACTCGAGGTGGTCCGCGACGGCTCGCTGCCGACGGTCGACGGCGACGAGAGTCGACTCCGTGCGCTCTTCGAGAACATTCTACGTAACGCCCGCGAACACGTCGGCGACGACGTGACGGTGACGGTCACCGCGACCGCAGACGGGTTCGCGATCGAGGACGACGGGCCGGGGATACCGGCCGACGAGCGCGACGACGTCCTCGAGTGGGGGTACAGCACGGCGGCCGAGGGAACCGGGTTCGGACTGGCGATCGTCTCCGAGGTCGTCGAGGCCCACGGCTGGTCGATCTCGCTCGGGGAGAGTGCGAGCGGCGGGTTACGGGTAGCGATCTCGGTCGGGACGCCGTAG
- a CDS encoding DUF5815 family protein: protein MAEPRVPGSGGDRTLELPCGKSLDPHEIDLGMREYSCSCGDSHAVVTDVHPPSRFFPESLVEILQETIEPADEFEEFGTPHLLGVVMEEFPEKVATYDASDDGAVGYAMLWVTDFDSRRLHEIIVELVVELMDHAISHAEDDNAVTDFESQMLEFDVSEFVEQYRLQRDFESEHDRAL from the coding sequence ATGGCAGAGCCCCGCGTCCCGGGTTCCGGCGGCGATCGAACGCTCGAACTTCCCTGTGGGAAGTCCCTCGATCCACACGAGATCGACCTCGGAATGCGTGAGTACTCCTGTAGCTGCGGCGACAGCCACGCCGTCGTCACCGACGTCCATCCCCCCTCTCGATTCTTCCCCGAGTCGCTCGTCGAGATTCTCCAGGAGACGATCGAACCCGCCGACGAGTTCGAGGAGTTCGGCACGCCCCACCTGCTGGGCGTCGTCATGGAGGAGTTCCCCGAAAAAGTCGCCACCTACGACGCGAGCGACGACGGTGCCGTCGGCTACGCGATGCTGTGGGTGACCGACTTCGACTCCCGTCGGCTCCACGAGATCATCGTCGAACTGGTCGTCGAACTCATGGACCACGCGATCAGCCACGCCGAAGACGACAACGCCGTCACCGACTTCGAGTCCCAGATGCTCGAGTTCGACGTGAGCGAGTTCGTCGAACAGTACCGTCTCCAGCGCGACTTCGAGAGCGAACACGACCGCGCACTGTAG
- a CDS encoding ABC transporter permease subunit: MTCLTVAKKDFRDAVQSRALWSLVGVFVVLSIVSTYAYVEAPALLGSQAEATFGGLIFFTIGLTGLFVPLAAIVVCYKSLAGERELGSIKLLLSLPTTRGQVFVGKVIGRAAVLAFGLSVGLVVGIGFGSVLLGEFDALAVLVFVLVTLSFAAIYAAIVVGISATTGSTSRATTLALGFFVVFELLWDVVPMGILYVVEGFSLPTTIPDWVYPVMQLSPSSAYFTTIVALLPDLAETVGADPSGSGAGVEVSAAEAEPFYATPEVGILVLALWLVVPLAVGYYRFDAADL; encoded by the coding sequence GTGACTTGTCTCACCGTCGCGAAGAAGGACTTCCGCGACGCCGTCCAGTCACGGGCGCTGTGGTCGCTTGTCGGCGTCTTCGTCGTTCTCTCGATCGTCTCCACGTACGCGTACGTCGAAGCCCCGGCGTTGTTGGGCTCGCAGGCGGAGGCGACGTTCGGCGGCCTGATCTTCTTCACGATCGGGCTCACCGGGTTGTTCGTTCCGCTGGCGGCGATCGTCGTCTGTTACAAATCCCTCGCGGGCGAGCGCGAACTCGGGAGCATCAAGCTCTTGCTCTCCCTGCCGACGACTCGCGGCCAGGTCTTCGTCGGAAAGGTGATCGGCCGAGCCGCCGTTCTCGCGTTCGGGCTCAGCGTCGGTCTCGTGGTCGGTATCGGCTTCGGCTCCGTCTTGCTGGGCGAGTTCGACGCTCTCGCCGTGCTGGTGTTCGTCCTCGTCACGCTCTCGTTCGCCGCGATCTACGCGGCGATCGTCGTCGGGATCTCGGCCACGACGGGATCGACCTCGCGAGCGACGACGCTGGCTCTCGGCTTCTTCGTCGTCTTCGAGTTGCTCTGGGACGTGGTCCCGATGGGGATCCTCTACGTCGTCGAGGGCTTCTCGCTCCCGACGACGATCCCCGATTGGGTGTACCCCGTGATGCAGCTCTCGCCCTCGTCGGCGTACTTCACGACGATCGTCGCCCTGTTGCCAGACCTCGCGGAGACGGTCGGTGCCGACCCGTCCGGATCCGGGGCCGGCGTCGAGGTGAGCGCCGCCGAGGCCGAACCGTTCTACGCGACCCCCGAGGTCGGCATCCTCGTCCTCGCCCTGTGGCTCGTCGTCCCGCTCGCCGTCGGCTACTACCGGTTCGACGCGGCCGACCTCTGA
- a CDS encoding ABC transporter ATP-binding protein, protein MAAIELDGLTKHFGDVVAVDDLDLVVEEGEIFGFLGPNGAGKSTTIDILLDFIRPTAGTATVLGHDAQTEGEIVRSRTGVLPDAYHVYDRLTGRQHVEFAIEMKGVDDDAEALLERVRVADAADRKAGGYSKGMRQRMVLAMALVGDPDLLVLDEPSTGLDPNGAREMREIIREENERGTTVFFSSHIMEQVEAVCDRVAIINRGRLVAVDTIDGLRDSTETGETLYVYVAGLDERVLESVQALEGVGSASIDDGRLRVSVDGVSKFAVLHAIDEVAAVQDFSVVESSLEDLFVRYTNAGQEVEA, encoded by the coding sequence ATGGCAGCGATTGAACTCGACGGGCTGACGAAACACTTCGGTGACGTCGTCGCCGTCGACGACCTCGATCTCGTCGTCGAAGAGGGCGAAATCTTCGGATTCTTGGGTCCGAACGGCGCGGGCAAGTCGACGACGATCGATATCCTGTTGGATTTCATCCGTCCGACCGCGGGCACCGCGACCGTGCTGGGCCACGACGCGCAGACGGAGGGTGAGATCGTTCGCAGTCGAACCGGCGTGTTGCCGGACGCCTACCACGTCTACGACCGACTCACCGGCCGTCAGCACGTCGAGTTCGCCATCGAGATGAAAGGCGTCGACGACGACGCCGAGGCCCTGCTCGAACGGGTCCGGGTCGCCGACGCCGCGGACCGGAAAGCCGGCGGCTACTCGAAAGGGATGCGCCAGCGGATGGTCCTCGCGATGGCGCTCGTGGGCGATCCCGACCTGCTCGTGCTCGACGAGCCCTCGACGGGGCTAGATCCCAACGGCGCCCGCGAGATGCGCGAGATCATCCGCGAGGAGAACGAGCGCGGGACGACCGTCTTCTTCTCGAGTCACATCATGGAGCAGGTCGAGGCGGTCTGTGACCGCGTGGCGATCATCAACCGCGGCCGGCTGGTCGCCGTCGACACGATCGACGGACTCCGCGATTCGACGGAAACCGGCGAGACGCTGTACGTCTACGTTGCGGGACTCGACGAGCGCGTTCTCGAGTCCGTACAGGCCCTCGAGGGCGTCGGCAGCGCGTCGATCGACGACGGACGCCTGCGGGTGTCCGTCGACGGCGTCTCGAAGTTCGCCGTCCTGCACGCCATCGACGAGGTGGCCGCGGTTCAGGACTTCTCGGTCGTGGAATCGTCGCTCGAGGATCTGTTCGTCCGCTACACGAACGCGGGCCAGGAGGTCGAAGCGTGA
- a CDS encoding ArsR/SmtB family transcription factor has translation MSPALESHVDDDMVDAIGSLGNRTRLEILFALVKQEDECLEQWATMSFTELYEAVDLESTSQFSYHLDRLTDTFVVETPDGYRLTYGGDKLVRTILSGAYESTPSFDDVEVDGVCVFCETSALVATMDTERFVVRCDACEATLLNDMLPRSQTRHRSAAAIVDSVGTRIWSTYTLVRGGVCPECYGPIDTAVDSHEPDTGEYDGRPFYALSHTCRECWLAIHMPIEVTAAFHPAAVGFFWEHGISLLECPLWEFFEYMVSETVSTQVDSVDPLEVTVEITLEDESLHLEIDDSFTAIPEPSSGD, from the coding sequence CACTCGAGTCCCACGTCGACGATGATATGGTCGACGCGATCGGATCGCTCGGTAACCGCACGCGCCTCGAGATTCTGTTCGCGCTCGTCAAGCAGGAAGACGAGTGTCTGGAGCAGTGGGCGACGATGTCGTTTACGGAGCTGTACGAGGCTGTCGACCTCGAGAGCACGTCCCAGTTCTCCTATCACCTCGATCGATTGACCGATACGTTCGTCGTCGAGACGCCCGACGGCTACCGGCTGACCTACGGCGGCGACAAACTCGTTCGGACGATTCTCTCGGGTGCCTACGAGAGTACTCCCTCTTTCGACGACGTCGAGGTGGACGGGGTCTGTGTGTTCTGTGAGACGTCTGCGCTCGTTGCGACGATGGATACGGAGCGGTTCGTCGTTCGGTGTGACGCCTGTGAGGCGACCCTGCTGAACGATATGCTTCCCCGGAGCCAGACCAGACACCGCTCGGCGGCAGCCATCGTCGACAGCGTCGGCACCCGGATCTGGAGTACGTACACGCTGGTCAGGGGTGGCGTCTGTCCGGAGTGTTACGGACCGATCGACACCGCCGTCGACAGCCACGAACCGGACACGGGTGAGTACGACGGGCGGCCGTTCTACGCGCTCTCGCATACGTGCCGGGAGTGCTGGCTCGCGATCCACATGCCGATCGAGGTGACCGCGGCGTTCCATCCTGCTGCCGTCGGCTTCTTCTGGGAGCACGGAATCTCCCTGCTGGAGTGTCCGCTCTGGGAGTTCTTCGAGTACATGGTGAGCGAGACGGTTTCGACGCAGGTCGACAGCGTCGACCCGCTCGAGGTGACCGTCGAAATTACGCTCGAGGACGAGAGCCTCCACCTCGAAATCGACGACTCCTTCACCGCCATCCCTGAGCCGAGCAGCGGTGACTGA